One segment of Monomorium pharaonis isolate MP-MQ-018 chromosome 6, ASM1337386v2, whole genome shotgun sequence DNA contains the following:
- the LOC118646344 gene encoding uncharacterized protein LOC118646344 isoform X3, protein MYKNLHRSRTDSHPKHYHYLILPCNISLVNISPSVKLSTYILQNILSLSAIYGSVGGPHSVPTCFVFPTSLCSRWVTRTISQEILYPRKQPKNCRGLKLVLYLDDIKLDKNIKEIFDLFSVIFLRFNVIFCISRMTDKTYYAVVEFEDGLQVVPNNWLSIDLQSAVWPNFTNNKMYDKAVKLMKDPEPTWTRHLIKKIYGTYFQYAVAMKKLKDAEETSDLNSGTEREEYRKKSRKLRAAKVADSSSSNDDQSDASFLSDIPTIPTTATHVPKKIKIASSTSAQQNSAPKCLGKIKKQDDCSLQKHTNVKVFDGYLDCMTAVIDCNSNLDQHDTNLYHDFSNVGNNDNIETSNNDWIDNESLHSRFQPNFNENNTDITNSQRESIVNKTYTKVSQSYDEQKNFQRFVVGKIINLEIAMNDVKRNVKLILEKLSLDVTKEKENIDTLKDFPLKEQKDLDTVELKLQNNSDYRDEMMLYESRMLMQQMMKFQHQLKFG, encoded by the exons atgtataaaaatttacatcgaTCGCGCACTGATTCACACCCAAAGCACTATCATTACCTTATTCTCCCTTGTAACATTAGTCTTGTAAACATTAGTCCGAGCGTAAAACTGTCAACGTATATTCTGCAGAACATACTCAGTTTAAGCGCTATCTACGGCAGTGTCGGCGGTCCCCACAGTGTCCCCACCTGTTTTGTCTTTCCGACGAGTTTATGTTCGCGCTGGGTTACACGTACGATTTCGCAAGAGATTCTTTATCCAAG GAAGCAGCCGAAGAACTGCCGAGGTCTTAAATTAGTTTTGTATCTGGATGATATAAaattggataaaaatattaaggaaatatttgatttattcagCGTAATTTTCCTCCGATTTAACGTAATCTTCTGTATCTCAAG AATGACTGACAAGACATATTACGCGGTCGTAGAGTTTGAGGATGGACTTCAAGTTGTCCCTAATAATTGGTTGAGTATAGATCTGCAAAGTGCCGTTTGGCCAAATTTTACCAATAATAAGATGTATGACAAAGCGGTGAAATTAATGAAGGATCCGGAACCAACCTGGACGAGGCatctgattaaaaaaatatatggaacatatt TTCAGTATGCAGTAGcgatgaaaaaattgaagGATGCAGAGGAAACATCCGATTTAAATTCCGGCACTGAGAGAGAGGAGTACAGGAAGAAGTCAAGAAAACTCCGAGCTGCAAAAGTAGCAGACTCATCAAGTAGCAACGATGATCAGTCAGATGCAAGTTTTCTTTCTGATATTCCAACAATTCCGACGACCGCAACACATGTgccgaaaaaaattaaaatagcaaGTTCTACATCAGCTCAGCAAAATTCTGCACCTAAGTGCTTGggaaaaattaagaaacaagATGATTGct caTTACAAAAGCATACAAATGTGAAAGTCTTTGATGGCTATTTAGATTGTATGACAGCTGTGATTGACTGCAATTCTAATTTAG ATCAACatgatacaaatttatacCATGATTTTTCTAACGTTGGTAACAACGATAATATTGAAACGTCGAACAATGACTGGATTGATAATGAAA gtTTACATTCTAGATTTCAACCCAACTTTAATGAGAATAATACAGATATTACGAATAGTCAACGTGAGTCTATTGTAAACAAGACATATACAAAAGTATCACAGTCGTATGATGAACAGA aaaattttcaacgttttgttgtgggaaaaataataaatttggaaatagCAATGAATGACGTAAAACGAAATGTAAAGctcattttagaaaaattgtcACTTGATGTcactaaagaaaaagaaaatattgatacttTAAAAGATTTTCCATTGAAAGAGCAAAAGGACTTGGATACTGTAGAATTGAAACTACAAAATAATTCAGATTATCGAGACGAAATG ATGTTATACGAAAGTCGCATGCTGATGCAACAGATGATGAAATTTCAGcaccaattaaaatttggttaG
- the LOC118646344 gene encoding uncharacterized protein LOC118646344 isoform X2 codes for MYKNLHRSRTDSHPKHYHYLILPCNISLVNISPSVKLSTYILQNILSLSAIYGSVGGPHSVPTCFVFPTSLCSRWVTRTISQEILYPRKQPKNCRGLKLVLYLDDIKLDKNIKEIFDLFSVIFLRFNVIFCISRMTDKTYYAVVEFEDGLQVVPNNWLSIDLQSAVWPNFTNNKMYDKAVKLMKDPEPTWTRHLIKKIYGTYFQYAVAMKKLKDAEETSDLNSGTEREEYRKKSRKLRAAKVADSSSSNDDQSDASFLSDIPTIPTTATHVPKKIKIASSTSAQQNSAPKCLGKIKKQDDCSLQKHTNVKVFDGYLDCMTAVIDCNSNLDQHDTNLYHDFSNVGNNDNIETSNNDWIDNESLHSRFQPNFNENNTDITNSQRESIVNKTYTKVSQSYDEQKNFQRFVVGKIINLEIAMNDVKRNVKLILEKLSLDVTKEKENIDTLKDFPLKEQKDLDTVELKLQNNSDYRDEMIKQLARVRSGCMRTSCIRLMRLIFSNEIAIKYSWVGAKKKLNFSTLNLCKVIINVIRKSHADATDDEISAPIKIWLAHAKERMGRQNHNNHEHQDENQD; via the exons atgtataaaaatttacatcgaTCGCGCACTGATTCACACCCAAAGCACTATCATTACCTTATTCTCCCTTGTAACATTAGTCTTGTAAACATTAGTCCGAGCGTAAAACTGTCAACGTATATTCTGCAGAACATACTCAGTTTAAGCGCTATCTACGGCAGTGTCGGCGGTCCCCACAGTGTCCCCACCTGTTTTGTCTTTCCGACGAGTTTATGTTCGCGCTGGGTTACACGTACGATTTCGCAAGAGATTCTTTATCCAAG GAAGCAGCCGAAGAACTGCCGAGGTCTTAAATTAGTTTTGTATCTGGATGATATAAaattggataaaaatattaaggaaatatttgatttattcagCGTAATTTTCCTCCGATTTAACGTAATCTTCTGTATCTCAAG AATGACTGACAAGACATATTACGCGGTCGTAGAGTTTGAGGATGGACTTCAAGTTGTCCCTAATAATTGGTTGAGTATAGATCTGCAAAGTGCCGTTTGGCCAAATTTTACCAATAATAAGATGTATGACAAAGCGGTGAAATTAATGAAGGATCCGGAACCAACCTGGACGAGGCatctgattaaaaaaatatatggaacatatt TTCAGTATGCAGTAGcgatgaaaaaattgaagGATGCAGAGGAAACATCCGATTTAAATTCCGGCACTGAGAGAGAGGAGTACAGGAAGAAGTCAAGAAAACTCCGAGCTGCAAAAGTAGCAGACTCATCAAGTAGCAACGATGATCAGTCAGATGCAAGTTTTCTTTCTGATATTCCAACAATTCCGACGACCGCAACACATGTgccgaaaaaaattaaaatagcaaGTTCTACATCAGCTCAGCAAAATTCTGCACCTAAGTGCTTGggaaaaattaagaaacaagATGATTGct caTTACAAAAGCATACAAATGTGAAAGTCTTTGATGGCTATTTAGATTGTATGACAGCTGTGATTGACTGCAATTCTAATTTAG ATCAACatgatacaaatttatacCATGATTTTTCTAACGTTGGTAACAACGATAATATTGAAACGTCGAACAATGACTGGATTGATAATGAAA gtTTACATTCTAGATTTCAACCCAACTTTAATGAGAATAATACAGATATTACGAATAGTCAACGTGAGTCTATTGTAAACAAGACATATACAAAAGTATCACAGTCGTATGATGAACAGA aaaattttcaacgttttgttgtgggaaaaataataaatttggaaatagCAATGAATGACGTAAAACGAAATGTAAAGctcattttagaaaaattgtcACTTGATGTcactaaagaaaaagaaaatattgatacttTAAAAGATTTTCCATTGAAAGAGCAAAAGGACTTGGATACTGTAGAATTGAAACTACAAAATAATTCAGATTATCGAGACGAAATG aTTAAACAATTGGCACGTGTAAGAAGTGGATGTATGCGAACTTCATGTATACGACTAAtgagattaatattttcaaatgaaattgctataaaatatagttGGGTAGGAGcaaagaaaaaacttaatttttcgaCGTTGAATTTGtgtaaagttattatta ATGTTATACGAAAGTCGCATGCTGATGCAACAGATGATGAAATTTCAGcaccaattaaaatttggttaGCCCATGCAAAAGAACGTATGGGAAGACAAAACCACAATAATCATGAGCACCAAGATGAAAACcaagattaa
- the LOC118646344 gene encoding uncharacterized protein LOC118646344 isoform X1 — translation MNRKRQRKDISCMSKRHLNRITKLESDLICDVLFNTTSHENSHINIHEKFTKSTENVFRMNCDIEIENIGNTNNDTVNENINNDNVNDNNNASVEDINIEICRQSNNYIFESEESVLSEKSRFNLSNDSDATDNSFTDDLAMWAVKYQIPHTALKALLQRLRMHSCFSTLSLDARTLLKTPRKQELRIVPPGSYYHFGVLNSVSKILASVKDNIDCVKISVNIDGLPLSKSSLQQFWPILGSINPYNNVFVIGIYYGNEKPANANDFLMQFVDEVTDMCENGIDFNNRNIPCRLETLICDTPAKSFVLCVKGHSGYSSCTKCVTEGEYLGNRICFPQVDAPLRTDDDFIKKTDDNYHKPNMTCSLLKVPHFKPVTNVPLDYMHLICLGIMRKLIYLWLAGDLKYRLQSRAVEIISTNLVSQLKPYIPVEFARKPRKLDCVKLWKATEYRLILLYTGPLAFKSVLKKNVYINFLILHVIVRILSSQELNEYVTYAHELILFFIQTYKKLYGIYNMSHNVHSLVHLVDDVKKFGPIDNFSAFKFENYMQILKKYIRKSDKPLQQVVRRYIEQDINSDLSLSSIISSESVLRHPKLIKLHFDGPLIDNTSNPQYKIVKYNGITLKAGSLADNCCGLKCGAIVCIQNIAYCTKRNIPVIIGHEFLEKKEAYDIPCPSSLLGIYVVHSCSILKSWPLQHVIRKYVKLPCGDEKFAAFPLMHTAI, via the coding sequence ATGAATCGAAAAAGGCAAAGAAAAGACATTTCATGTATGTCGAAACGGCACTTGAACCGAATTACTAAACTAGaatctgatttaatttgtGATGTTCTTTTCAATACAACTTCACATGAAAACtcacatattaatattcatgaaaaatttacaaaaagtacagaaaatgtttttagaaTGAATTGTGATATTGAAATTGAGAACATTGGAAATACTAATAATGATACCgtgaatgaaaatattaataatgataacgtGAATGACAATAATAATGCTTCTGTTGAAGACATAAATATTGAGATATGTAGACAAtcaaataactatatttttgaATCAGAAGAGTCGGTTCTTTCTGAAAAATCGAGATTTAATCTATCTAATGATAGTGATGCAACAGATAATAGTTTTACGGATGATCTCGCAATGTGGGctgtaaaatatcaaattccGCACACCGCTTTAAAAGCATTGTTACAAAGATTGAGAATGCATTCTTGCTTTTCAACGTTATCATTAGATGCAAGAACACTTTTAAAAACACCAAGAAAGCAAGAATTACGTATAGTACCACCTGGAAGCTACTATCATTTTGGTGTATTAAATTCCGTATCGAAGATATTGGCATCTGTAAAAGATAACATCGATTGTGTAAAAATCAGTGTTAATATTGATGGATTACCACTATCGAAGTCATCACTACAGCAATTTTGGCCTATATTAGGTTCGATTAATCCATATAATAACGTTTTTGTTATCGGGATTTATTACGGAAATGAAAAGCCAGCGAACGCCAATGATTTTTTGATGCAGTTTGTTGATGAGGTTACAGATATGTGTGAAAATGgcattgattttaataatcgtAACATACCGTGCAGACTTGAGACTCTAATTTGCGACACACCAGCAAAATCATTTGTCTTGTGTGTAAAGGGACATTCTGGATATTCAAGTTGCACAAAATGTGTAACAGAAGGAGAATATTTAGGAAATCGAATATGTTTCCCGCAAGTCGATGCACCACTGCGAACAGatgatgattttattaaaaaaacagatgATAATTATCACAAGCCAAATATGACATGTAGTTTGCTCAAAGTGCCTCATTTCAAGCCAGTCACGAATGTTCCCTTAGATTATATGCATCTGATATGCTTGGGAATTATGCGcaaattaatatacttatgGCTTGCAGGGGACCTAAAATACCGCCTGCAATCGAGAGCTGTTGAGataatttctacaaatttaGTGTCACAACTGAAACCTTATATACCTGTAGAATTTGCAAGGAAACCACGAAAGCTCGATTGTGTCAAATTATGGAAGGCTACGGAATATagattgatattattatatacaggtCCATTAGCTTTTAAATCAGTATTAAAGAAGaatgtgtatattaattttctaatactaCATGTGATTGTCAGAATTTTATCATCACAAGAATTGAACGAATATGTAACCTATGCACACgaattgattcttttttttattcaaacatataaaaaactatatgGAATTTATAACATGTCACATAACGTCCACAGTCTAGTACATCTTGTAGAtgacgtaaaaaaatttggaccGATAGATAATTTCAGtgcatttaaatttgaaaactatatgcaaatattaaagaaGTATATTAGAAAGTCAGACAAACCTTTACAGCAAGTAGTACGAAGATATATTGAACAagatattaattcagatttatCACTGTCATCGATCATTTCATCGGAATCTGTTCTCAGACATCCAAAGTTAATAAAGTTGCATTTTGACGGTCCACTAATAGACAACACTAGCAATccgcaatataaaattgtgaaatataaCGGCATAACGTTAAAAGCTGGGTCACTGGCAGATAATTGTTGTGGCTTAAAATGTGGTGCTATTgtatgtatacaaaatattgcatattgcACAAAACGAAATATTCCAGTGATCATAGGTCAcgaatttttggaaaaaaaagaagcataTGATATTCCTtgtccatcttcattacttGGAATTTATGTCGTGCACTCGTGCTCGATTTTAAAATCGTGGCCGTTACAACATGTCATTAGAAAATATGTGAAACTACCTTGCGGAGATGAAAAATTTGCTGCTTTTCCATTAATGCATACCgctatataa